One part of the Chlamydiota bacterium genome encodes these proteins:
- the mce gene encoding methylmalonyl-CoA epimerase, with amino-acid sequence MIESVDHIGIAVRSIEASLPLYRDILHLREIEIAEVPEQKVRVAMIRVGGTKIELLEALGDNSPIARFIEKRGEGIHHIALSTNDIRAALAALKAAGLVLVNETPTPRAGEYEVAFIHPSSAGRVLIEICQPLT; translated from the coding sequence ATGATCGAATCGGTCGACCATATCGGGATCGCGGTGCGGAGCATCGAGGCCTCGCTGCCGCTCTACCGGGACATTCTCCACCTCCGGGAGATCGAAATCGCGGAGGTGCCCGAGCAGAAGGTGCGCGTGGCGATGATCCGCGTCGGGGGGACGAAGATCGAGCTCCTCGAGGCGCTCGGCGACAACAGCCCGATCGCCCGATTCATCGAGAAGCGCGGCGAGGGGATCCACCATATCGCCCTCTCGACGAACGATATCCGCGCCGCGCTCGCCGCCCTGAAGGCCGCCGGCCTGGTGCTCGTCAACGAAACCCCGACGCCGCGCGCGGGGGAGTACGAGGTCGCGTTCATCCACCCCTCCTCCGCCGGACGGGTTCTGATCGAGATCTGCCAGCCGCTCACATGA